In the genome of Pagrus major chromosome 17, Pma_NU_1.0, the window ATCAACAAGAATGAGGCCTCCTCAGGTTTACTGACACTGATTTGATCAGACAACACTAAAGGGTTTAGTGTTGTGCTGTTAAACACACTAACCGTTTATCTGTGCACCTCTTTTCCCGACTGTCGATCCAGAGGTCAGTTATGCCCAAGGAATGAATGACCTGTGCAGCCGGTTCCTGGAGGTTCTTGACTCTGAGGTCGACACTTTCTGGAGTTTCTCCTGCTACATGGAGAAATTCTCCAAGGACTTCAGGGCTGATGGTCTGCACAGAAAAATAGGTGGGATTAGCACAAAGAAATGCAACTTTATGCATAATAAATGTCATGTCTCCAAGATGTGCATGCTGTGAAAAGAGCTTTGTTCCTAAATGTAATTGCAAAACAGATTTGGGACCTCTGGTGGTGGAAAAATGGTACTGAAAACCAGAGCAACAATCACATCAACTGtagcattatgtagttttaggaTGGGCATAGGAGGTCTGGCAACACTGGGCCAAAACTGGACAGAAACAGTCCTTTAAGTTATTTGGAATACTGCTTCGTGACAGATTCCATTGCAAGAAAGCAAAGTCTGTTAATTAGTTTTGATTCTGATGTGTGAGCATATAAAAAGAGTTGTGTTTATTGTCCTTTAGAGTTGGAGGCCGCCCTGTTGAAGGAACTGGACCCTCAACTTTATGCTCATTTGGTCACAGACAGCATGGAGAGCTTCACCTTCTGCCACAGGTAGATCTTCTTGGATCTATCGTACCattctgtatttctgttctCTATATCTGGTTCCTATTCCACAAGCTCattatgtttgcatgtgttgtcGCTCCTTTAAGGTGGCTGCTGCTGGGTTTCCAGAGGGAGTTTGAACACAGTGACGCATTACGTTTGTTCGAGATCCTGAGTTGTGACCACCTGGAGCTTATCTCCCAACAAGTAGACCGAGCCCGTTATCAGGAGAGGCTGGCACAAAAATACAGCACAGGTGAAACCCAGATCTCAAGTTGGCAGAATAAATAAGGCTGAGTGTGTTGAATGTCCGACTTCAATTGAGTGATACGTCTTTGCCTTGTGATGTTCGCAGAGGACACCTCGGAGTCAACGCTGCAGGCCATCAACACTGACTTCACCTTTGAGCTCTTCATCTGCGCGGCCATCCTGTTAGAGAACAGAGAGGCTCTGCTGCGGTGCAGAGACGATGTCCAACTCATCCAGTTTACGAGCAGGTTCGTCTGGTTGCTTAGACGTGAAAATGTCGTCACAAAAAAAGGGATTGTGTGTCTGATAATGAATGAGCTGGTTAAACCTTTTATGCTTTTGGTGCAGCCTTCAGGGAACACTGGACCTGAACAGCACGCTGAAGAAAGCAGAGCGACATCTGTACAACTACTGCAAACGCTGTGCTTGGGACTACATGAACGGACACTGCAGAGAACACAAGAGCAAAGAAGTGGACTTTCTTTATCAACTCCGCAGTTTACTTGTTTTAAAGTGATAGCTACGATTTAAATACGTGACGTCAAAGACTTTTATGAAACTGTAAAATTGTAATAGGGGATTTATAATCCCTCtctttatttatcttatttctGAGGGAAACACACTGGTGAACTGATGGCTGCTTACCTTAAGTTTGATCTGTTATTGCTGTTAATTATAAATGTATAGTATTTATTGTATGAAAGTTGACCAACACCAACTGTGATTAGTTTTGGTTGCTCTCCTTGACCTTCATGCATATGAGAATAGACAAGATTTCAAGGCTTTGTGTTCTGCGTTATGCAATATTCAGTCGTTGGAAGGAAACAACAACTTGACAGGCGTGCGTCAATACTGAGATCTGGTGTGTCGCAACAGGTGGTGTCTGTAACAAACTGTGGTGATATTTAATGCCAGATGGCCTATGTGTCAGAGAGGCCTATGTAACAGGAATAGATGGCCACGTTTTTTAGGTCTGGCAGAGGGACCATGCAGTAAGGGGAAGGAAAACTACTGCACAGTGTAGTCAAACAGAGAATGAAAATCATATACGATACAagtaatataaaaatgaatacCTCAATAAAACTACTGAAGATTATTTATGACGTGGCGTTGGTAATATTCATGTTTAGTTTTAACTTTTAGGTTTTGTTCATGCTTTGAATGAAATATTCTTTTTACTGACAAGTGCCTGCAGGTAACAGATAAAccaggataaaaacaaaaaaaaaggcaaaggcAAAGCACTGAATTTGAAATGTAGGAATGCACATGAATAAAGTtcccacagaaaaacacaaaaacagcacacaacTTTGTGCAGTTAATTTCCCCAATAGTAACATGTATTTATACATACAGCAGATATACTGCACAGACCATCAGTTTAAATGGCAAATTGACTGCATTTATATCTGCTTTACTGTTTCTGTCATTCACCcatccacacactcacacaccgatGGTGTCGCAGCCGCCCATCGAGAGCAACTTGGGGTTTAGAGTCTCACTTAATGATATGACGATATGTGGAAAGGTGGAGCGAGGGATCAACCCTGCAAATATAGAACAACCTGAGCCCAAGCCAGCTTGTAAAACACATCACTGCTACAGCTCCTATACTTTattgcagcctttaaaaccaggaaaagacatcACTGTATAACgacatccaaaatctaagatgatatatagtttcatatcacaataacgatataatatcaacatattgcccagccctcCCTGAGATTTGAGGCTTTTTTCAAACGTGTTTAAGTGCACACTTACTGTCTATGACTACGTGATTCCTGAAGTTTAAGAACATCCAGAGATTTTCAAAATGGTTAAAAGTATGTTGAAAGTTCACCTGTTAATACTGTGTTCTTGTCCCAGCAGCGTATGTTAATAGAGCATGTGAACAACATTAGCCATGTTAACGTAAAAACAGGGCAACGCTCACATGATAATGAACCATGTTTGGTTAAGGTGCCAAGTCACCGGCCTATcagatgacattttaaattttactgTAGGGCTGCAGAGGTAACAACAAGCTTTCTTTCAAGGAAATCCAGTCAGTGAGCAGAAATGGGTCTCGAACTTTCCTTGTCGGAGTCACCTGACACTCTGATGGGCTCTCCCTGCACAGCGTGCTCTATATACACTGGGGAGCAGAGACACTCGCCCTCTTAGTCCGCCTGCCTGGAGAGGGAAAGGAGTTCTGGAGAGGAGTGTTGTGTGCTAGGCACAACTTTAACTCAGTAAACTCTCAAGCCTTGAACATCTGACGACACAAGGTAACCCCTTCTATAGGAGCATTGCACTCAGCCTGGCTTCAAAGTCTGTCTTGCTTGCTGCTTTAAAAGCCTAACTGCCAAATGTGAGAGGTATTCCCACATAATGAGGCTTGCATGATTTCTGTCAAACTGTGGCATGACAAGCTGAGGCAGAATCCCTACGAGAAA includes:
- the LOC141012009 gene encoding uncharacterized protein; this translates as MEDLKTGSPRQAAGQEAKSAGGHQSDVRFQRRVAAVCSPAVAAARLTLPGVMDAEGRVDESRLRMHIFKNGGVSPSERGLVWRFLFGMYPCSSTALERSLLQEQLIVRYRVMKRKWQLFLPSAVRMHLNGTDAELVAAVRYFDQRQVQAQQQTQDQSEEVRDRLAFLELQAQILFERVTFDQRELREATRIVDKDVPRTNRDLSYYQGEGSGNLLVLRDILITYAAFHPEVSYAQGMNDLCSRFLEVLDSEVDTFWSFSCYMEKFSKDFRADGLHRKIELEAALLKELDPQLYAHLVTDSMESFTFCHRWLLLGFQREFEHSDALRLFEILSCDHLELISQQVDRARYQERLAQKYSTEDTSESTLQAINTDFTFELFICAAILLENREALLRCRDDVQLIQFTSSLQGTLDLNSTLKKAERHLYNYCKRCAWDYMNGHCREHKSKEVDFLYQLRSLLVLK